In Moorena sp. SIOASIH, the following proteins share a genomic window:
- a CDS encoding tetratricopeptide repeat protein: MSVICVLGMHRSGTSCLAGSLQAAGLYGGKVDRCNGDNLKGCRENRNIMALNDAILAEAGGSWKNPPDPISWTEEHQQQRDAIIADFYYYVPVWMFKDPRTVLTLPFWREGIPNLNFIGTFRHPMRVAMSLYHRSGFPLRDSLTLWIHYNRIILDTFRQSPFPLLCFDLPQEEYLSQLEQGINHLCSQVKGSISLSIPAAQRFYETRLVNQKDMVSLPPQNSNRDHDHSNDTQLLATAAELYRNLIQAAGLTLEETEKAVVQTSGYTVPLEETITACQEVIKSQPDNPHAYFMVGNAQRQQEDIDGAIASYRKALELAPDNYYFYRHLSTLLYQEERLDEAITVCQQALQSQPENPLIYSTLGKIQLQKGNQAEGMANCQKAAELVN, translated from the coding sequence ATGTCAGTTATCTGTGTTTTAGGAATGCATCGCAGCGGTACTAGCTGTTTAGCAGGCTCTTTACAAGCGGCTGGGTTGTATGGCGGTAAAGTAGACCGGTGTAATGGTGATAATCTCAAAGGTTGTCGGGAAAACCGGAATATTATGGCATTGAACGATGCTATCTTGGCTGAAGCCGGTGGCAGTTGGAAAAATCCGCCAGATCCCATCAGCTGGACCGAGGAACATCAACAACAACGGGATGCCATCATTGCTGACTTTTACTACTATGTGCCGGTCTGGATGTTTAAAGATCCGCGCACGGTACTCACCCTTCCCTTTTGGCGTGAAGGCATCCCCAACTTAAACTTCATTGGTACCTTCCGCCATCCCATGAGAGTGGCGATGTCCCTGTATCACCGGTCAGGATTTCCCCTACGGGATAGTTTAACTCTCTGGATTCACTACAATCGCATCATCCTAGACACCTTCCGCCAATCACCGTTTCCCTTACTCTGCTTCGACCTTCCTCAAGAAGAGTATCTCAGCCAATTGGAGCAAGGGATTAATCACCTATGCTCCCAAGTTAAAGGATCCATATCCCTCTCTATCCCAGCTGCACAGAGATTCTATGAAACTAGGTTAGTGAATCAGAAGGATATGGTTTCTTTACCGCCACAAAATTCCAATCGAGATCATGACCACAGCAACGACACTCAGCTACTGGCTACCGCTGCAGAACTTTACCGGAATTTGATCCAAGCAGCGGGATTGACACTGGAGGAAACAGAGAAAGCAGTGGTGCAAACCTCTGGTTACACTGTCCCTTTAGAAGAAACTATTACTGCTTGTCAGGAGGTGATTAAATCCCAGCCCGACAACCCTCATGCCTATTTCATGGTGGGTAATGCTCAGCGTCAGCAAGAGGACATTGATGGTGCGATCGCTAGCTATAGAAAAGCGCTTGAGTTAGCTCCGGACAATTATTACTTCTACCGACATTTATCGACCCTGCTCTACCAGGAAGAGCGGTTGGATGAGGCAATCACTGTTTGTCAGCAAGCCCTTCAGTCACAGCCTGAAAATCCCTTGATTTATAGTACTCTTGGCAAAATCCAGCTTCAGAAGGGAAATCAAGCAGAAGGGATGGCTAACTGCCAAAAAGCTGCTGAATTAGTTAACTAA
- a CDS encoding tetratricopeptide repeat protein has protein sequence MNKYEVLARQAMDSQQWQLALEKWDKLLDLFPDHIPAWISKGHTLIGLRRLDQAEAVFQEVSQKYPDKPHGYEGLALVAMTSLQWELAFERLDLAIRLFPNESQFLFYQITVLSKSRLFEQAQKVIKDGKLRFPQDPNFAIAEAKIHQRQYNYQDAQKILEQANLDYPENIEIQLEMANNSLHLGELTVTQRILETIKQKTSSKLSDRFNKSYIKFLIRSQNIHELKQYFQETRVTQDQFDQTFIDDYCQLLVSHGYYQDACQFLTELIVKESGHSIKVYKIKISCIFELEKITNLEKLSNVYPKIPLDSWIYEANKSLHNRLNAYLSNHSEFDSNNQSLRKIYKKINYLSNSCQRSYLNTYSSPFEAYELSVKILNHIKNKIPLSLIRLGDGEGSFLEYDETLKEFQNRDRDLAKQSWWGDVNLSKNDFKKLSDDLISAIKNADILGIPEFYRFHLLLRSESLEKQLLEKYSARGSRGITAIINTLIDPNFYQEQESYRLSNKTLTSCYIHQDLEVWGLYRLIFNHLKECSVISCHEGISQVLREKYGVTVKRLYQIPSEYTYAQRFNYRDQQNHPHYPYYFEQICSELTISYPGEVFLVAAGFLGKIYCNSIKNLGGIALDIGSIVDYWLNYSTRGLHRRIPNQNYYSSFAKIIKTDIRLDKEALKSLQKLD, from the coding sequence ATGAATAAGTACGAAGTTTTGGCTCGTCAGGCAATGGATTCCCAACAGTGGCAGTTGGCACTAGAAAAATGGGATAAATTACTGGATTTATTCCCAGATCACATTCCGGCTTGGATTAGCAAAGGGCATACATTGATAGGGCTAAGAAGATTAGATCAGGCTGAGGCAGTATTTCAGGAAGTTTCACAAAAATATCCTGATAAGCCCCACGGATATGAAGGTTTGGCTCTGGTCGCGATGACTTCTCTGCAGTGGGAGTTGGCGTTTGAAAGACTTGATTTAGCGATCCGCCTTTTTCCAAATGAATCTCAGTTTCTATTTTATCAAATCACTGTGCTATCGAAAAGTCGATTGTTTGAGCAAGCCCAAAAGGTTATTAAAGATGGAAAATTACGATTCCCCCAAGACCCCAACTTTGCTATTGCTGAAGCAAAAATACACCAAAGACAATATAACTATCAAGATGCTCAAAAAATCCTGGAACAAGCCAATCTAGACTATCCGGAGAATATCGAGATTCAACTTGAGATGGCTAACAACTCTTTACACCTAGGGGAATTGACAGTAACACAACGAATACTAGAGACAATCAAACAGAAAACTAGCTCGAAACTATCTGACCGATTTAACAAAAGTTACATAAAGTTTCTGATCCGTAGTCAGAATATACATGAACTAAAGCAATATTTTCAGGAGACTCGAGTAACTCAAGACCAGTTTGATCAGACGTTTATTGACGACTATTGCCAATTATTAGTTAGTCACGGATATTATCAAGATGCCTGTCAATTTTTAACTGAATTAATCGTCAAGGAGTCTGGTCATTCAATAAAAGTTTATAAAATTAAAATTTCTTGTATATTTGAATTAGAAAAAATTACTAATTTGGAAAAACTCAGCAATGTTTATCCAAAAATACCATTAGATAGTTGGATATATGAAGCTAATAAATCATTACATAATCGACTCAATGCTTATCTAAGCAATCATTCAGAATTTGACAGTAATAATCAATCTTTAAGAAAGATTTACAAAAAAATAAACTATTTATCAAACAGTTGCCAACGTTCATATTTAAATACTTACAGCTCCCCCTTTGAAGCCTATGAGCTTAGTGTTAAAATTTTAAATCACATTAAAAATAAAATACCTTTATCATTGATTCGATTAGGGGATGGAGAAGGAAGTTTTCTAGAGTATGACGAAACTTTAAAAGAGTTTCAAAACAGAGATCGTGACCTAGCTAAACAAAGTTGGTGGGGGGATGTTAACCTAAGTAAAAATGACTTTAAAAAACTTAGTGATGACTTGATATCAGCTATCAAAAATGCAGATATATTAGGAATTCCAGAGTTCTATAGGTTTCATCTATTATTACGCTCAGAGTCATTAGAAAAACAGTTGTTAGAAAAATATAGTGCACGAGGGAGTAGAGGTATTACCGCCATAATTAATACCCTAATTGACCCAAACTTTTATCAGGAACAGGAGAGTTATCGATTGAGCAATAAAACCCTGACCTCGTGTTATATTCACCAAGACCTTGAAGTCTGGGGACTTTATCGATTAATTTTCAATCACTTAAAGGAATGTTCAGTGATTTCTTGTCATGAGGGTATTAGTCAAGTTCTTCGAGAAAAATACGGAGTCACGGTTAAACGGTTATATCAGATACCTTCAGAATATACATATGCGCAACGATTTAATTACAGAGACCAGCAAAATCACCCTCATTATCCTTACTACTTTGAGCAAATTTGTTCGGAACTTACTATCTCCTATCCAGGAGAGGTATTTTTAGTGGCTGCGGGTTTTTTAGGTAAAATATACTGCAATAGTATCAAAAATTTAGGAGGGATCGCCCTTGATATTGGAAGTATTGTTGACTATTGGCTAAATTACTCAACAAGAGGGCTTCACCGGAGGATTCCAAATCAAAATTACTATTCGAGCTTTGCAAAAATAATTAAGACGGATATAAGGCTGGACAAAGAAGCTTTAAAGTCTTTACAAAAGTTAGATTAA
- a CDS encoding SAF domain-containing protein, with the protein MSLYIAEDMQAGDILTPKNLRAIRPGSGLPTKYYDVLLGKSVKADVKKGTPVSWEMVMSGDK; encoded by the coding sequence GTGAGTCTTTATATTGCCGAGGATATGCAAGCGGGGGATATCTTAACCCCAAAGAATTTGAGAGCAATTAGACCGGGGTCTGGATTGCCTACTAAATATTATGATGTTCTCTTGGGTAAATCCGTGAAAGCTGATGTGAAGAAGGGAACTCCAGTCAGTTGGGAAATGGTCATGTCTGGAGACAAATAG
- a CDS encoding PIG-L deacetylase family protein, translated as MTQNRTILVVAAHPDDEVLGCGATIAQHVQKGNTVNILILAEGATSRASNRDRSQWKSQLSALAVAAHKASDILGAASVTLDNFADNRMDGYELLDVIKVVEQAIDQHQPEIVYTHHSGDVNIDHRRIHEAVITACRPVPGHPVKSLLFFEIPSSTEWQPPGSAPIFAPNWFVDVTETLNLKLKALEAYQSEMRPWPHPRSLQAVEHLARWRGASVGVEAAEAFILGRQLVM; from the coding sequence ATGACACAAAATCGCACGATCTTGGTCGTCGCCGCGCATCCTGATGATGAAGTGTTGGGCTGCGGTGCTACCATAGCCCAACACGTTCAAAAAGGTAATACTGTTAATATCCTCATCCTCGCCGAAGGTGCTACTAGCCGAGCCTCCAATCGCGATCGCTCACAATGGAAATCTCAACTTTCGGCATTAGCTGTAGCTGCTCATAAGGCCAGTGACATTTTAGGCGCAGCCTCTGTCACCCTCGATAATTTTGCCGATAATCGCATGGATGGTTATGAACTGTTGGATGTGATTAAGGTGGTTGAACAAGCCATTGACCAACATCAGCCAGAGATCGTTTATACCCACCATAGCGGTGATGTCAACATTGATCACCGCCGCATTCATGAAGCCGTGATTACCGCCTGTCGTCCTGTGCCTGGACACCCAGTCAAGTCACTCCTATTTTTTGAAATACCTTCCAGTACCGAATGGCAACCCCCTGGCTCTGCCCCCATCTTTGCACCTAACTGGTTTGTGGATGTAACTGAAACCCTCAACCTAAAGCTCAAAGCCCTGGAAGCCTATCAGTCTGAAATGCGTCCCTGGCCTCATCCCCGTTCATTACAAGCCGTTGAACATTTAGCCCGTTGGCGGGGAGCAAGCGTAGGGGTTGAAGCGGCTGAAGCCTTTATTTTAGGAAGACAGTTAGTGATGTGA